One stretch of Thermococcus sp. 21S9 DNA includes these proteins:
- a CDS encoding type II toxin-antitoxin system HicB family antitoxin, with product MIVKFEVYFDGEYWCAKGIDDDIFTQGKTLDELMENIREAVEVHFEDEIERGEEIVVLTLSQFEVSRVEQTASS from the coding sequence ATGATAGTCAAGTTCGAGGTATATTTCGACGGTGAGTACTGGTGCGCCAAGGGCATAGACGATGACATCTTCACCCAGGGAAAGACTCTCGATGAACTCATGGAAAACATAAGGGAGGCCGTTGAGGTACACTTCGAAGACGAAATCGAAAGGGGAGAGGAAATCGTTGTTCTAACGCTATCCCAATTCGAGGTGTCCCGCGTTGAGCAGACTGCCAGTAGTTAG
- a CDS encoding biotin/lipoate A/B protein ligase family protein, with product MRFIPLIVARPEVQMAIDEAIMIARIEGRVPDTVRLYAFSPSSVTIGRFQSVRHDVNLEEARKLGIPVVRRITGGGSVFHDEFGEITYSVVVGEDLHPALRNVETSYRYLAGPLVDALENLGLKAGFSGLNDIVANGKKISGSAQTRRKGVILQHGTFMYATRLEILGKVLRVSKAKLADKGVSSIWERVTTLEREGIKLNRWEAYELLRESFFNAFELEEGELTDYELELAEELIEKRYGNPEWNEMR from the coding sequence ATGCGCTTCATCCCGCTCATCGTCGCAAGGCCGGAGGTTCAGATGGCGATAGACGAGGCGATAATGATTGCCAGAATCGAGGGAAGGGTTCCCGACACGGTAAGGCTCTACGCCTTCTCGCCGAGCTCCGTAACGATAGGTCGCTTCCAGAGTGTAAGGCATGATGTCAACCTTGAAGAAGCCAGAAAGCTCGGCATTCCCGTCGTGCGCAGGATAACCGGCGGAGGAAGCGTCTTCCACGATGAGTTCGGCGAGATAACCTATTCGGTCGTCGTTGGTGAAGACCTTCACCCGGCTTTGAGGAACGTCGAGACGAGCTACCGCTATCTGGCTGGCCCGCTTGTGGACGCTTTAGAGAACCTTGGCCTTAAAGCGGGCTTCTCCGGGCTGAACGACATCGTCGCCAACGGGAAGAAGATAAGCGGTTCGGCGCAGACGAGGAGGAAGGGGGTAATCCTTCAGCACGGGACGTTCATGTATGCAACGAGGCTTGAAATCCTTGGGAAGGTGTTAAGGGTTTCTAAGGCGAAACTCGCTGACAAGGGCGTTTCGAGTATCTGGGAGCGCGTTACAACCCTGGAGCGCGAGGGAATAAAGCTGAACCGCTGGGAGGCCTACGAGCTGTTGAGGGAGAGCTTTTTCAACGCCTTCGAGCTTGAGGAGGGCGAGCTGACCGATTACGAGCTTGAGCTGGCGGAAGAACTCATCGAGAAGCGCTACGGAAATCCAGAGTGGAACGAGATGCGTTAA
- the rlmD gene encoding 23S rRNA (uracil(1939)-C(5))-methyltransferase RlmD, with protein MRGVIERLSDDGLGVLRAGKREILVPHTAPGDLVEVRKWRRKKRKLIATEFELVEPSEIRIKPKCPYFGRCGGCLLQHLPYDEQLRFKASKLSKYLGLDVEVIPSPKIYSHRNRIDVVISTTGIGFRRYGTWWEAVDIDECPVFGEASGKVLKALREFIEDEKLSLYDIRKNEGFLRYVVIREGKFTGELMVNLVTKEGTLPESFPDYFPFATSLYWSVNRSESDVSYGDVERFWGEPFMREKLDDVVYLIHPNSFFQTNSYQAVNLVRKVAELADGEKVLDLYSGVGTFGVYLARRGFAVEGIEVNPFAVEMANKNAELNGVNAQFRVGSDRDVEDLSNYDTVIVDPPRAGLHPKLIRKILKDEPERLIYVSCNPKTLSENLSALEEKYRVESAVGLDMFPHTPHVEAVVELKKFDS; from the coding sequence ATGAGGGGAGTTATCGAAAGGCTTAGCGACGATGGGCTTGGCGTTCTTCGGGCGGGAAAGCGGGAAATCCTCGTCCCGCACACGGCACCCGGGGACCTCGTGGAAGTCAGGAAGTGGAGGAGAAAAAAGAGAAAGCTCATAGCGACTGAATTTGAGCTAGTCGAGCCATCTGAAATCAGAATCAAACCGAAATGTCCCTACTTCGGGAGATGCGGTGGCTGTCTGCTCCAGCACCTGCCCTATGATGAACAGCTCCGCTTTAAGGCATCAAAACTCTCAAAGTATCTCGGTCTTGACGTCGAGGTTATTCCCTCACCAAAGATATACAGCCATAGAAACAGAATTGATGTTGTCATTTCGACAACTGGGATAGGGTTCAGGCGATACGGGACGTGGTGGGAGGCGGTTGATATAGACGAGTGCCCCGTCTTCGGCGAGGCGAGCGGAAAAGTTTTGAAAGCCCTGCGGGAGTTCATCGAAGACGAGAAGCTTTCGCTCTATGACATACGGAAGAACGAGGGCTTTCTGCGCTACGTCGTCATTCGCGAGGGGAAATTTACCGGCGAGCTCATGGTGAACCTCGTGACGAAGGAGGGAACCCTCCCGGAGTCCTTTCCTGACTACTTCCCCTTCGCCACATCGCTCTACTGGAGCGTCAACAGGAGCGAGAGCGACGTTTCCTACGGCGACGTCGAGCGCTTCTGGGGCGAGCCATTCATGCGGGAAAAACTCGACGACGTGGTTTACCTCATACATCCCAACAGCTTCTTCCAGACCAACAGCTATCAGGCCGTCAACCTCGTCCGGAAAGTGGCGGAGCTTGCAGACGGTGAGAAAGTCCTTGACCTCTACTCGGGCGTCGGCACATTCGGCGTTTACCTCGCCAGAAGGGGCTTTGCCGTTGAGGGAATTGAAGTTAACCCCTTCGCGGTTGAGATGGCCAACAAAAACGCCGAGCTGAACGGGGTAAACGCCCAGTTCAGGGTGGGGAGCGATAGGGACGTGGAGGACCTCTCAAACTACGACACCGTGATAGTCGACCCGCCGAGGGCGGGCCTCCATCCGAAGCTAATCCGGAAAATCTTAAAAGACGAACCTGAGAGGCTAATCTACGTATCCTGCAACCCGAAAACGCTATCCGAAAACCTTTCCGCGCTGGAGGAGAAATACCGCGTCGAAAGCGCCGTCGGTCTCGACATGTTCCCGCACACGCCCCACGTCGAGGCCGTCGTTGAATTAAAGAAGTTCGATAGTTGA
- a CDS encoding pantoate kinase, giving the protein MLIRAFVPAHITAFFVPVFHEDPLKAGSLGAGINLDKGTNVLASIETGTLERHIHIAFNGEPVKREDAVISYSVAERLVPSDFLGEVEIWQYFDFPNGHGFGNSAGGALGTALALSYAFGGTWLKASQIAHEAEVTHRGGLGDVIAQLAGGIEVRLRAGGPGIGVVDNLFFEDYRVLVVPLGKLSTKEVLDGDMVRAIEIEGRKALEELLKEPTPERLMVLARAFAERTGLLTGELLELAGELDRVLKNPSSMIMLGKGLFALVQEKELENAKALLADLDVPYDVAEIHEGKPKVGRWVG; this is encoded by the coding sequence ATGCTCATCAGGGCATTCGTTCCCGCCCACATAACGGCTTTCTTCGTCCCCGTCTTTCACGAGGACCCGCTCAAGGCTGGCTCCCTCGGCGCTGGAATCAACCTTGACAAGGGAACAAACGTCCTCGCGAGCATAGAGACCGGAACGCTGGAGAGACATATCCACATCGCCTTTAACGGCGAGCCCGTGAAGAGGGAAGATGCGGTAATCAGCTACTCCGTCGCCGAAAGGCTCGTTCCTTCCGATTTCCTCGGCGAGGTCGAGATATGGCAGTACTTCGACTTCCCCAACGGCCACGGCTTCGGCAACAGCGCCGGCGGTGCCCTCGGCACGGCTTTAGCGCTGAGCTACGCCTTCGGGGGAACGTGGCTTAAGGCATCTCAGATAGCGCATGAAGCCGAGGTGACCCACAGGGGAGGTCTCGGCGACGTCATTGCCCAGCTCGCCGGGGGAATTGAAGTCCGCCTTAGAGCCGGCGGGCCGGGAATCGGCGTCGTTGACAACCTCTTCTTCGAGGACTACCGCGTTCTTGTAGTTCCCCTCGGGAAGCTCTCGACTAAAGAGGTTCTCGACGGCGACATGGTGAGGGCGATAGAAATCGAGGGAAGGAAGGCTCTGGAGGAACTCCTGAAGGAGCCAACGCCCGAGAGGCTCATGGTCTTGGCGAGGGCTTTCGCCGAGAGGACGGGTCTGCTCACCGGCGAGCTCCTTGAACTGGCGGGGGAGCTCGACAGGGTCCTGAAGAACCCGAGCTCAATGATAATGCTCGGGAAGGGCCTCTTTGCGCTCGTTCAGGAGAAGGAGCTTGAAAACGCGAAGGCCCTTCTGGCTGACCTTGATGTTCCGTACGACGTTGCCGAAATCCACGAGGGGAAGCCGAAGGTCGGGAGGTGGGTGGGCTAA
- a CDS encoding ATP-dependent DNA ligase — translation MRYSELAELYRRLEKTTLKTLKTKFVADFLKKTPDDLLEIVPYLILGKVFPDWDERELGVGEKLLIRAVSMATGVPEKEIENSIKDTGDLGESVALALKKRKQKSFFSQPLTIKRVYSTFVKVAEASGEGSQDRKMKYLANLFMDATPEEGKYLARTVLGTMRTGVAEGILRDAIAEAFKVKPELVERAYMLTSDFGYVTKIAKLEGNEGLSKVSIQIGKPIRPMLAQNATSVKEALIEMGGEAAFEIKYDGARVQIHRDGDKVIIYSRRLENVTRSIPEIVEAVKASLKPSKVIVEGELVAVGENGRPRPFQYVLRRFRRKYNIEEMIEKIPLELNLFDILYVDGESLIDTKFAERRRKLEENVEEGDKIKLAEQLVTKKVDEAEEFYKRALELGHEGLMAKRLDSVYEPGNRGKKWLKIKPTMENLDLVIIGAEWGEGRRAHLLGSFLVGAYDPESGEFVPVGKVGSGFTDEDLVEFTKMLKPLIVREEGKFVEIEPKVVIEVTYQEIQKSPKYKSGFALRFPRYVALREDKSPEEADTIERVAQLYELQERFKAKR, via the coding sequence ATGAGGTACTCCGAGCTGGCCGAACTCTACCGGAGGCTGGAGAAGACCACGCTCAAAACGCTCAAGACCAAATTCGTCGCGGACTTCCTCAAGAAAACGCCCGATGATTTGCTCGAGATAGTTCCCTACCTGATTCTCGGCAAGGTCTTCCCCGATTGGGACGAACGCGAGCTTGGCGTCGGGGAAAAACTTCTCATAAGGGCCGTTTCGATGGCAACCGGCGTCCCCGAGAAGGAAATCGAGAACTCGATTAAGGACACCGGAGATTTAGGCGAGAGCGTGGCCTTGGCCCTCAAGAAGAGGAAGCAGAAGAGCTTCTTCAGCCAGCCCCTCACGATAAAGCGCGTCTACAGCACCTTTGTCAAGGTCGCCGAGGCGAGCGGAGAGGGAAGCCAGGACAGGAAGATGAAGTACCTGGCCAACCTCTTCATGGACGCGACGCCCGAGGAGGGGAAGTACCTGGCAAGAACCGTCCTCGGGACGATGAGAACCGGCGTCGCCGAGGGAATCCTGCGCGATGCCATAGCAGAAGCTTTCAAGGTGAAGCCAGAGCTCGTCGAGAGGGCCTACATGCTCACGAGCGACTTCGGCTACGTGACTAAAATAGCGAAGCTCGAGGGGAACGAGGGGCTCTCAAAGGTCAGCATACAGATTGGGAAGCCGATAAGGCCGATGCTCGCCCAAAACGCCACCAGCGTCAAGGAAGCCCTGATAGAGATGGGCGGTGAAGCGGCCTTCGAGATTAAGTACGACGGGGCGAGAGTTCAGATCCATCGCGACGGGGATAAGGTGATAATCTACTCGAGGAGGCTTGAGAACGTCACACGCTCGATTCCCGAGATAGTTGAAGCTGTAAAGGCCTCGCTGAAGCCTTCTAAGGTCATAGTCGAGGGCGAGCTTGTTGCGGTCGGAGAGAACGGTAGACCGAGGCCATTCCAGTACGTCCTGAGACGCTTTAGGCGGAAGTACAACATCGAGGAGATGATTGAGAAGATTCCGCTCGAGCTCAACCTCTTCGACATCCTCTACGTTGATGGGGAGAGCCTCATCGACACGAAGTTCGCCGAGAGGAGGAGGAAGCTCGAGGAGAACGTCGAGGAGGGCGATAAGATAAAGCTCGCCGAACAGCTCGTTACGAAGAAGGTCGACGAGGCCGAGGAGTTCTACAAGAGGGCCCTCGAGCTCGGTCACGAAGGTCTGATGGCGAAGAGGCTAGATTCAGTCTACGAGCCAGGAAACCGTGGTAAGAAGTGGCTGAAGATTAAGCCCACGATGGAGAACCTCGACCTCGTCATTATCGGAGCGGAGTGGGGCGAGGGAAGGCGCGCGCACCTGCTCGGCTCGTTCCTCGTGGGGGCGTACGACCCCGAGAGCGGTGAGTTCGTCCCTGTGGGCAAGGTTGGAAGCGGTTTCACCGATGAAGATTTGGTCGAGTTCACCAAGATGCTCAAGCCCCTGATTGTCCGTGAAGAGGGCAAGTTCGTCGAGATTGAGCCCAAGGTCGTCATCGAAGTAACGTATCAGGAGATACAGAAGAGCCCCAAGTACAAGAGCGGTTTCGCGCTTCGCTTCCCACGCTACGTTGCTTTGAGGGAAGATAAAAGCCCGGAGGAGGCCGATACCATAGAGAGGGTTGCCCAGCTCTACGAGCTCCAGGAGAGGTTCAAGGCGAAGAGGTGA
- a CDS encoding ArsR family transcriptional regulator, whose amino-acid sequence MFGRRKDIVYKVLATKKRAVALQNLSAELETPAPALLKTVRELESEGLVEVFYGRDKAAIMVKAKTLEDYI is encoded by the coding sequence ATGTTCGGGCGCCGTAAGGATATAGTCTATAAGGTTTTGGCAACCAAGAAGAGGGCCGTTGCCCTGCAGAACCTCAGCGCGGAGCTTGAAACGCCCGCTCCGGCCCTGCTCAAGACCGTTCGGGAGCTGGAGTCCGAGGGCCTCGTTGAGGTCTTCTACGGCCGTGATAAGGCGGCCATCATGGTGAAAGCCAAGACGCTTGAGGACTATATTTGA
- a CDS encoding PrsW family glutamic-type intramembrane protease, translating to MIGELLVVGYVLIALAVGVSVFLKTLSWLSETDRAIFPLPLRSVVGWGILAFLVALTLEGLALYPFWGTPTALLILALVVGPIEEGAKLIPFIAKKDESVLTRWHLTIKTALAFGFIEAVMYFILLVSMGNLIGALFRTIVIMFHVAWTAIALEEALRGSLARGYLKASIIHSLYDAPLLLLYTSGALAGVVALVSVVVLVYLHNSVDGAFEFAVSYARKAVARRSDVDNAEEYSEETPMENGERAENKEEEDSWELTSSP from the coding sequence ATGATTGGTGAACTGCTCGTTGTCGGCTACGTACTCATCGCGCTCGCGGTTGGGGTTAGCGTGTTTCTCAAAACACTGTCCTGGCTCTCGGAGACGGACAGGGCAATATTCCCCTTACCACTCCGCTCGGTCGTGGGATGGGGAATTCTGGCGTTCTTGGTTGCCCTCACCCTTGAGGGCCTCGCATTATACCCGTTTTGGGGTACTCCCACGGCCCTCCTAATCCTCGCCCTCGTGGTGGGTCCCATCGAGGAAGGGGCAAAGCTAATTCCATTCATCGCCAAAAAGGACGAGAGCGTACTGACCAGGTGGCACCTCACCATAAAGACGGCCCTGGCCTTCGGCTTCATAGAGGCGGTCATGTACTTCATACTCCTCGTCTCGATGGGGAACCTAATCGGCGCCCTCTTCAGGACGATAGTCATCATGTTCCACGTTGCCTGGACAGCGATAGCACTGGAAGAGGCTCTCAGGGGGTCCCTCGCGAGGGGCTACCTCAAGGCGTCCATCATCCACAGCCTCTATGATGCACCCCTCCTGCTGTTGTACACCAGCGGAGCCCTTGCGGGCGTCGTTGCCCTCGTAAGCGTTGTTGTTCTCGTGTACCTCCACAACTCCGTTGATGGTGCCTTCGAATTCGCGGTGAGCTACGCGAGGAAAGCCGTTGCTCGGAGGTCTGACGTTGATAACGCCGAGGAGTACTCGGAAGAAACGCCGATGGAAAACGGTGAGAGGGCGGAAAATAAAGAAGAGGAGGACTCTTGGGAACTCACCTCTTCGCCTTGA
- a CDS encoding type II toxin-antitoxin system HicA family toxin, whose translation MSRLPVVSGEKLIKLLEKLGYRVVRQRGSHVRLEKQTPVGTHKITVPYHREIAKGTLNDILNKVALWNGIPKEELIDMLKEI comes from the coding sequence TTGAGCAGACTGCCAGTAGTTAGTGGGGAAAAGCTGATAAAGCTCCTCGAAAAGCTTGGATATCGCGTTGTGAGACAGCGGGGTAGTCACGTTAGGCTCGAAAAGCAAACCCCAGTGGGGACCCATAAGATAACGGTCCCGTATCACCGAGAAATCGCAAAGGGTACATTGAACGACATTTTAAACAAGGTTGCCCTTTGGAATGGAATACCCAAGGAGGAACTCATTGATATGCTGAAAGAGATATGA
- the cobO gene encoding cob(I)yrinic acid a,c-diamide adenosyltransferase, whose protein sequence is MSWKEKLGLVHIYTGNGKGKTTAAFGLAVRMLGSGGKVAIVQFMKAPKVYGEQKKIEECGALIESFGLPKFVHGKPEPEDIEAVKRALARAKELVSSGEWDLVILDEICVALGFNMLDVEEVKGLIKSKAPKTELVLTGRYCPEELFELADYVTEMRDVKHPYQKGIVARRGVEY, encoded by the coding sequence ATGTCATGGAAGGAGAAGCTTGGTTTAGTCCATATTTACACCGGAAACGGAAAGGGTAAGACAACCGCCGCGTTCGGTCTGGCCGTTAGAATGCTCGGCTCCGGCGGAAAGGTCGCGATAGTTCAGTTCATGAAGGCCCCGAAGGTCTACGGTGAGCAGAAGAAGATTGAGGAGTGTGGGGCCTTGATAGAGTCCTTCGGCCTGCCAAAGTTCGTTCACGGGAAGCCGGAGCCAGAGGACATAGAGGCCGTTAAGAGAGCCCTCGCGAGGGCGAAGGAGCTCGTTTCAAGCGGTGAATGGGATTTGGTGATACTCGACGAAATCTGCGTTGCCCTCGGCTTCAACATGCTGGACGTGGAGGAAGTCAAGGGACTCATAAAGAGCAAAGCCCCGAAAACCGAGCTCGTCCTAACTGGTCGCTACTGTCCGGAGGAGCTGTTCGAGCTGGCCGACTACGTCACGGAGATGAGGGATGTAAAGCACCCGTACCAGAAGGGAATCGTCGCGAGGAGAGGCGTTGAATACTGA
- a CDS encoding DUF835 domain-containing protein, which produces MLHVLSLGYFLRDLTVLLLSLAIVIMLLTVEKSVKQNLRVKYFTRVFNLLIGAFVLVVVAEFIGVLLRTSVLYGNETYVIVRSILLTIGALLLFLSSVMLYLPFARGQYIIVPIATEPSQEIAYGAYWGSSEKAEQLFVELTKHRHLPGIAVTRDPPEVFRSRLGLKIVPVLWVSKVKHDEAVDPTRLPYLLENLKTFLESTNLDKVILIDCVEYLLLENKPESVLKFIASLRDLATLNRGILLVSIEREALDEKTFNMLVSELKPIEELEKMLSKG; this is translated from the coding sequence ATGCTTCACGTGCTCTCGCTGGGTTACTTCCTCAGGGACCTCACTGTCTTACTGCTCTCCCTTGCCATAGTCATAATGTTGCTCACCGTCGAGAAGAGCGTCAAACAGAACCTTCGGGTTAAGTACTTCACCCGTGTCTTCAACCTCCTCATCGGTGCCTTCGTTCTCGTCGTCGTTGCCGAGTTTATAGGGGTGCTCCTTCGGACTTCGGTTCTCTACGGCAACGAGACGTACGTAATCGTCAGGTCGATTCTCCTGACCATCGGGGCCCTCCTGCTGTTCCTCTCCTCCGTGATGCTGTACCTGCCATTTGCAAGGGGTCAGTACATCATCGTGCCAATAGCAACGGAGCCGAGCCAGGAGATAGCATACGGGGCCTACTGGGGAAGCAGTGAGAAAGCGGAGCAACTCTTCGTAGAGCTGACCAAGCACAGGCACCTCCCTGGAATAGCGGTCACCCGTGACCCTCCGGAGGTCTTCCGCTCGAGGCTCGGCTTGAAAATAGTCCCTGTTCTATGGGTCTCAAAGGTCAAACACGACGAGGCTGTCGACCCGACGAGGCTTCCCTACCTCCTTGAGAACCTCAAGACGTTCCTCGAATCAACGAACCTGGATAAGGTCATACTCATTGACTGTGTGGAGTACCTTCTCCTTGAGAACAAGCCCGAGAGCGTTTTGAAGTTTATAGCCAGCCTGCGGGACCTTGCGACTCTCAACAGGGGAATCCTGCTCGTCTCAATAGAGAGGGAAGCCCTCGATGAGAAGACGTTCAACATGCTGGTCTCCGAGCTAAAACCCATCGAAGAGCTTGAGAAGATGCTCAGCAAGGGATGA
- the pyrE gene encoding orotate phosphoribosyltransferase: protein MGKKDELIEAFFREGAILFGRFVLTSGKESDYYINVKKLITNPQALKLIAELMKEKAEELGVEFDRVAGPELGAVPIATALSLETGKPLVIVRKKPKGHGTGSQIEGEVKPGERVLLVEDVTTTGGSVLRSAKVLESQGAKVSAILVVVDREEGAKENLSGYLFEPLVNVSELFARRNSMKD, encoded by the coding sequence ATGGGAAAGAAAGACGAGCTCATCGAGGCCTTCTTCAGGGAGGGGGCGATTCTCTTCGGTCGCTTCGTTCTGACCTCCGGAAAGGAGAGCGACTACTACATCAACGTCAAGAAGCTCATCACGAATCCCCAAGCTCTGAAACTCATCGCCGAACTCATGAAGGAGAAAGCCGAGGAACTTGGAGTTGAATTCGACCGCGTTGCCGGTCCGGAGCTCGGCGCGGTTCCAATAGCAACTGCCCTCTCGCTCGAAACTGGAAAACCCCTCGTGATAGTCAGGAAAAAGCCGAAGGGACACGGCACGGGCAGTCAGATTGAGGGTGAGGTGAAGCCTGGAGAGAGAGTTCTCCTCGTCGAGGACGTGACAACGACGGGAGGAAGCGTCCTCCGCTCGGCGAAGGTTCTTGAGAGCCAGGGGGCGAAAGTATCGGCTATCCTCGTTGTCGTGGACAGGGAGGAAGGTGCTAAGGAAAACCTCAGCGGTTACCTTTTTGAGCCCCTCGTTAACGTCTCAGAACTTTTTGCCAGAAGGAATTCCATGAAAGATTGA
- the lrpA gene encoding HTH-type transcriptional regulator LrpA gives MLDERDRIILDMLTKDARTPFTEIAKVLGISETAVRKRVKALEEAGVIKQYTIVVDPSKLGYNLVSITGIDTKPEKIFEVASKLKEFDFVRHVYLTSGDHMIMAEVWAKDGEDLSDIISNKIGRIEGVTKVCPAIILERMK, from the coding sequence ATGCTGGACGAGAGGGATAGGATTATACTTGATATGCTCACCAAGGACGCAAGGACGCCCTTCACCGAGATAGCGAAGGTGCTCGGTATAAGCGAGACCGCTGTTAGGAAACGAGTCAAGGCACTTGAAGAAGCAGGGGTAATCAAGCAGTACACGATAGTGGTTGACCCCTCCAAGCTTGGCTACAACCTCGTGAGCATAACCGGGATAGACACCAAGCCGGAGAAGATTTTTGAGGTCGCGAGCAAGCTCAAGGAGTTCGACTTCGTGAGGCACGTCTACCTCACGAGCGGTGACCACATGATAATGGCCGAGGTCTGGGCCAAGGACGGCGAGGACCTCTCCGACATAATCTCCAACAAAATCGGCAGGATTGAGGGCGTCACCAAGGTCTGCCCCGCGATAATCCTTGAGAGGATGAAGTGA
- a CDS encoding MinD/ParA family protein: MVAIVVTGRGGAGKTTMTANLSTYFSGMGLQTLAIDGDLYLPKLAFHFGIYNPITNLHTLLKNEDSKLEESIYRDVRTGVDVLPGSSKLYDILDIDQRRLRQIVMDVQARYDVTLIDSPVGIPFDTISTFRLAQYQLIIIEVERGPIHSFHRMVENEVEKLKALGEAYGLKVGVLINKVREAEPVIDGIVNFLEGSFDVPVVGIVAHDPAVPASQNEGIPVIAFSPHARASKDITTAGKVLNEWVFGRREKKGFWERIKEAFFSIFHGIPSGKKF, encoded by the coding sequence ATGGTTGCGATAGTTGTTACTGGGCGAGGCGGGGCCGGGAAGACGACGATGACGGCGAACTTATCGACGTACTTCTCCGGCATGGGGCTTCAAACCCTCGCGATAGACGGCGACCTTTACCTTCCGAAGCTCGCCTTTCACTTCGGGATATACAACCCGATAACGAACCTCCACACCCTTCTGAAGAATGAGGACTCAAAACTTGAGGAGTCCATATACCGGGATGTAAGAACGGGCGTTGACGTTCTCCCGGGGAGCTCAAAGCTCTACGACATCCTCGACATAGACCAGCGACGGCTCAGACAGATAGTCATGGACGTGCAGGCGAGGTATGACGTCACCCTCATTGACTCCCCGGTAGGAATTCCCTTCGACACAATCTCCACCTTTAGGCTGGCCCAGTATCAGCTAATCATAATCGAGGTGGAGAGGGGGCCAATCCACTCCTTTCACAGGATGGTGGAGAACGAGGTCGAGAAGCTCAAGGCCCTCGGCGAGGCCTACGGCCTAAAGGTCGGCGTGCTGATAAACAAGGTTCGCGAGGCCGAGCCCGTGATAGACGGCATAGTGAACTTCCTGGAGGGTAGCTTTGACGTCCCTGTGGTGGGTATAGTTGCACACGACCCGGCGGTTCCCGCGAGCCAGAACGAGGGAATCCCCGTTATAGCGTTTTCACCGCACGCAAGGGCGTCAAAGGATATAACGACCGCGGGGAAAGTCCTGAACGAGTGGGTCTTCGGAAGAAGGGAAAAGAAGGGCTTCTGGGAGAGGATAAAGGAGGCGTTCTTCTCAATCTTTCATGGAATTCCTTCTGGCAAAAAGTTCTGA
- a CDS encoding aldolase: MSRIAKRQLVLYSRKAHERGLTAAFGGNLSVRVGNLVFIKATGAVMDEMTEEQVAVIDLGGNQRSGVRPSSEYRLHLAIYRIRPDVRAIAHLHPPYSIVASTLLEGELPIITPEAEIYLRRIPIAPFRPAGTEELAEVTAEALKKADAVLMAKHGIVTVGKSLREAFYKAELVEESAKLWYLSRK, translated from the coding sequence ATGAGCCGAATAGCAAAACGCCAGCTCGTCCTCTACTCGAGGAAGGCCCACGAGCGCGGTTTAACCGCCGCTTTCGGCGGGAACCTGAGCGTCCGCGTCGGGAATTTGGTGTTCATCAAGGCGACCGGGGCGGTGATGGACGAGATGACGGAGGAGCAGGTGGCCGTGATAGACCTCGGCGGGAACCAGCGCTCTGGCGTTAGGCCCTCCTCCGAGTACAGGCTCCACCTTGCGATTTACAGAATCAGGCCGGACGTTAGGGCAATAGCCCACCTTCACCCGCCTTACTCGATAGTTGCCTCGACCCTCCTCGAAGGCGAACTGCCGATAATAACGCCCGAGGCGGAAATCTACCTCAGGAGAATTCCGATAGCGCCCTTCAGACCCGCTGGAACTGAGGAGCTGGCAGAAGTCACGGCAGAGGCGTTGAAGAAAGCGGACGCGGTGTTAATGGCGAAGCACGGAATCGTGACCGTCGGAAAAAGCCTGAGGGAAGCTTTTTACAAGGCGGAGCTGGTCGAGGAGAGCGCCAAGCTCTGGTACCTGAGCAGGAAATGA
- a CDS encoding UPF0147 family protein, with amino-acid sequence MSELIQQIVQVLKEQVVQDTVVPRNIRRAAEQAIEVLLDESKEPAVRAADAIAILEEISEDPNMPMHTRTIIWEVLGALEQVK; translated from the coding sequence ATGAGCGAGCTGATTCAGCAGATTGTTCAGGTTCTCAAGGAGCAGGTCGTTCAGGACACCGTCGTTCCCAGGAACATAAGGCGCGCCGCCGAGCAGGCAATAGAGGTTCTCCTCGACGAGAGCAAGGAGCCCGCGGTTAGGGCGGCCGATGCCATAGCCATTCTCGAGGAGATTAGTGAGGACCCAAACATGCCCATGCACACCAGGACCATAATCTGGGAGGTTCTTGGAGCACTTGAGCAGGTTAAGTGA